GAATCGTTAAGATTACTGTCACCGGGGTCCTCCCCAGAtttattctcttccttcCCTCTAATCAGGGAAGCATGACGTCTTTTCCGAGGCCCAGTATCCCCCAAGTGGTTCTCATAGCCACAATTAGCACATATGAAGCTGAAAGAGTCTTTGTCAGACCTCTCCTTACTGAAATTGCTCGAACTTCCAGAATCACCCTTTTCTTGATATCCTTCAAGGCTAATGAGTTGGAAGCTATTGGTATTGGAATTGTACACCACTAAGGAATTGGACTGAGCATTCTTATGAACAACACTCAGACCATCGCTAATATTGATTAGACTGCTATCAGAATTGTATTTGACGACCGACATCAGCTATTGAataagcaaagaaagaagcaaatgaATGATGCGACCGGCACACAcccaaataggaaattGAATCAGGAGGTCataaaaaaaggatttgCCTGtctaaaaagaaataaaaatacGATAAGCTTACCCAAATAAATATTACTGGTGCTCTATACAGCAGTTATCCTATAATCCCAACAATCTTTCTGTATCCAGGTCGTCGACCTGCCTGAGGCCTAATTTTCCAATCTGACCCACAGTAAGTTCCTCCGGGTCGATGCTAAGCAATTGTGTGGTATCCAAGGGAACAGAAAGACCCGTTTCATATCGAGTAAAAAGATTATCACTTTGCTCAGACTCATCGAACTCATTACTTCCCTCATATTCCTCATCTTCGCTTCCATCACTCATATGACTCACTAGAACTTCATTACGTGCTCGAATTGATCCAATATCTGCAACATATTTGCCCACCTGCCTTCTTAATTCGCTCACTTCATTGACTAGTTGACGATTAGAACTCTTCAATCGTCTTGCTTGTCTCTTGTAATCTTCGGACGAACTCAATACCTtgttcatcttcctctcGTACGATCTCACTGCCTCTTGGCTCACACTGGCACGTGACTCTAACTTTCTGTTCTTCGATTCCAACTCTTTATTGCGTTTCTTGAGTTTTTGAATCTCTTGTAGTAGAGAAGGAAACGTCAATTCGTCTTTCACTCCCAAATCAATACTTGACTTCTTTGCCAAACCGTATCCCAAACTATTTAACCGATCTCTCTCAGATCGAAGACCCAAAACTTCAGCCGATTTCTTCATGGCAGACATTCTCTCTCGAAAAGCagctttctctttaaaTCTTTCAGAAACCATGATTATCTGTCGAACAGGAAGAACACTAACCAACCTTCATACATCATCTCTCTACCTGGCAAGCGCTACTTAGCCACACTTTGCCACAataaaaaaacaaaaagaaacaacaTTACTAACCCCCCCCTTCCGCCTAACTTACAAATTTTTTATTCCCCCTGCTGACTCCGTAAAAATTGCCGTCCCTTTAAAGTGGACAGATTGTCCTGGCCGGTCTATTGGACGCTTTTCATCAGTTTCCTCTCGTCGACCGACTACTTTGTTTGTTTTCCTTGATCGACCCGACCATTTTTTAAAGCCTACACGGATTGTATCTCTGCCCTGAACCTACGATGAGCACTACGTCTCCTAAACTATatgttgatgaagtttcCAACGCCACCAAATCACTGACCAAGTCGAATGATTCTGACGCTAATAACAACGACATTGAAGGCTCAACTGACATTACCGATGTCGGAGAAGCCGTTACAACCACTGGCAATACTTCTTCTGTCAACGATAACCGTGTCAATGCCACAGcaactgctgctgctgttgccGTTGCCAGCGATGATCAAAAGGAACAGTCATCCAATGATTTTTTCTTAGCCCAGCTTAAGGATTTGACAGACCTGATCGTCACTTCATTTGACAGTATCGCGTCGAATATGGAGGATTTACGGATCAAGGCTGGCACATTGAGTAGTCTCTCTGCCACTTTGATTGGCTCGTCCGGTGACTCTTTGTCCAAAACATTCTCTGATAGGGACATTGACAGTCGATTGATGCTTTTGGAAGTGGCTCAGAAGGCACAGAATGATTTCAGTAAGAGTGCCACCGATGCAGATCTAGCCGTTGGCAATGGATCACCAACATCCGGTTCGTATGCCGCCTATCATCAGCAACATGTGTTTTCTaaccaaagaagaatggattCGCCTCTTGATATTCCCGAAATTGACTTAAACCCTCGTGCAAAGTCTGTTCCGGACATCTGGGACGAGTGGATGAACGGTTACAGGAGCCAGAAACCTTTACGATACCTCGAAGCTCGCTACGGAACGAAGTGGAGACGTGGACGCATTGCAAAAAGTGctcagagaagaaagaaagtgattgatttcattgTTTCTGAAAGCAAGCGGTTCTCTCAAAAGTCTCCTCATGATGTTGTGGCTACTTTGGAAGAATACAGAAGACGCAAGAATAAGGGATTGTTCTGGCTGTACGGTTCTTTACCAAGCCGTTTGTTTGACGACAACGGTAATACCTTACTTGACAATGACGAGGCCGACGAGGATGGTTCTTCATCGACCtctgcagcagcagctgctgcaGCCGCAGCCGTTTCTGCtgctcaagaagaagaagaaagaattgagCTAGAGGGACCagcaagaaagaaggcGAAGAAGTTATCAGATGACCAGACTACAGATTCAGAAGCTGAAGTAACTGCAGCTGCAGCAGCCGTTGTTGCTGCTCAGAGAAAGGCTGCCCAGCCCGACTCTACAACTGATCCTGCCTTGGCCAGCATAGATAATAAGGGGAAGAAGGCATAACCACAGACGGAACGAATGCAAGAAAATAACAAAAAAAACAAAGCGAATGTGTTTCTGTATTGTATTGTACTAATGTAATGTGACTGATTACTACTAGAAGGGAAGAGACAACTAAAAGAATAACTAAAAAGTACAAATAAAACGACAAGCTGGTGCCTCTGTCTAAAACCCAAAGGGATTGTCTGGGGTAGCATTGGCGAGATTAGCCTGATGACCCGTTGGCTGTGATCGTAAATCAGGTCCATTACCGAATCCCATGCCTGTGGGCTGGGACATCAGGgtctgctgttgctgaggTTGTGATTGACCATTTAAAGAGGTGTTCGCCATCATACCAGTCAATTGGGGAACACCAAATGAGGTTAGAGGTTGAGCCGTGGCAGAAGTCCCAAATGTAATAGGTGGCAGAGACGTCTGCTGTATGCCAGGTTGGATGCCGGGTTGAGCATTACTACTGTACAGCTGCTGAACTGGCGCTTGAAAACCTGTGTACATGGGCTGTGATGGGGGAGCACCCGTATACATTTGCTGTGTAGGTTGAGCTGAAGGCATACCTGTGTACATTTGTTGGGCAGGCGGAGACTGCATACCCGTGTACATTTGTTGGGTAGGTTGGAAACCTGTATGCGTAGGCTGCATGGCAGGGAATGATGTGACAGCAGTAGCAGCCGGAACCAACTGGCTTGGTATGGTAGGTCCAGTCTTTTGAATTCTCACACCAGTAGACTGTAATTGGACGAGACCCCCGGTAGACTGGGTACTAAATGTAGTGGTCGGCATGAGTTGTGCATTTGTAGATAGAGGTAGCATCATGGTCGGACCTCCAGTTATCTGTTGACCAAAAGAAGTAAAAGGTTGAACCATTGGAGCCTGACCACCAAACGTGGTTAGAGGCATAGTCACACCCGTTGGCTGCAAAGGAATGTATCCTGTAGTCTGTCCCGTAAGCATTGGAAGCATGGAGATGGGAACAAAGCCGGTAGGCATGGGCATCATAGCACCAGTAGCCTGATTCGACATCGACATCGATCCAGTCATTTGGGATGGAGCAAAAGACGAATTCATCATGGGACCCGTCGTAGTCGGTGTTACAGGTTTCACAGGAAGTGGCGTACTCCTTGGCTCCGCTTTCTTTGTAGGCTCCATAGGTTTGATATCAACAAGATCCTGAATGGAACCAGTGAATTGGGGCTTCACCTTGTCCTCTTGGGCCTTAGAAGCCGGCCTGATAGCCCATGCATCGTCCTCGAACTTGTCAGAACCCCCCGGTGGCGATGCAACGGACAGTGCGGCTGCCTTGTTATTCTTAAGCGAACCATCCGCACCATTGAAGAGACCTCCATTGGAAGGATGAGCCTCTTCTGGCTTGTTCCGGCGAAACTTATTGTCCAAATACTTCATAACCTTCAAGACATCTCCTTCCTTAAGTCCCAGCGATCTCAACAACGAAGCACTAATATCCTCAAGAACAGTCTCATCCATCTGTTCACGCGCAAACGTTCTGGCATACCTCTCACACATGTTGGGATCAGCTCCACAGCCAAGGAAAAAGTCAAACCAATACTCATACGATTTCTCGTTAAATGTGTCAGATAGCGGTCCGTTGGATGCAACAGCACCAGCGGAAGACGCTGAAATCTGCGCTGTACCCTCCGGGCTATCTCTCTCCTTGGAGTGCGTCTTCTTCGTCTGTCCCAGTTTATAGTTGTCCAAAGACACTCCAGTGAGTCTCTCGACATACTCCAAGTCTTCTACAGACAATTTTTGCGCAGCCACGGCGATCTTCACGCCATTAAGCTTATGAAGATGGATCTTGCCGTCTTCAACACCGAGAAATCCagcttcaactttgaaCGCTCCACTTCTATCAATCCATGTCCGCACTCTATGTGGATTCGGCTTGGAGATATCCTTTTCGGATgatttctgcttctgcttcatctttttctcaCGAGTTTTTTGATCTGCACGTCTCACTCgttctctctcttcaaagtcgcgtaaatctctttcttttctctcttggCGACGACGCTGTCTCTCCAACTCCTCACGCTCGCGTGCAAGATCCTCCTTTTCTCTACGTCGAGCAATCTCCCCCTTTTCTCTCTGTCTTTGCAGTTCCAAATCTTGTTCACGTTCAGCTCTAGACTTCTTTTTACCACCTTTCTTGGTGCCGGTAGATACCTGAGAACTGTTGCGCTTGAATATATTTCTCCAAGAGCTACCATCTTTGCCCCCAACGATTTTGATATAATTGGATGGAACAACCCCCTTCTTACCGGTAGCCACATTCTCGACCATCCACCActctttggatctcttgTCATTAACAATGTAAACAACATCTCCTTCATAACATGTAAGTTCATCGGGGGAAGCAGCATCGAAATCATACAGAAGCTTACCCTGTGGTCTATTTGAGGGTTTAGAAGCCTCCTCTATATCTTTTAGTGCCGACAACGAGGTGAGACCTTTCATATCGGCAAGAACAGAAATGATGGCATCTGCAGAATCTTTATTACCAGCATGGAACTCGTACGAAGCAATGGGATTCTTGAACTCGAGGAAAACATGCTTTTTCTCACTATTGTAGTTGGTAAGATCTCTAATAGTCCAGTCCCGAGGCTTCGAAGAACCTTCAGGGGTGATAAAAATCTGCGAATCACCGATTTCTAGCATGGCCTTTCTTTTACGCTTACCATCTATCTCGTAAACCTTCCATGTAAAGAAGttatctttgaagaactcaTCGGGGTTTGATGAAtctctctctttggaagacTTTGGCCTTGCAGGCATCGGTGGggcatcttcctcctcattTTGTTGTTCATCCGCCAATGCTGGTGTGGCAGGTAGTCTGTCATTAGTGGACGTTGAAGGTCTAGAAAGCATACGAGGgccatcctcttcttcagagtcAAGGGACTGAGAAGTCCGTGAAGTATTCTGCGCTTGTTGAGACTGATCCTGTGAATCATCACGCTTCTCTGACTCTTTGGGAGGAACAATCCTctttggaggaggtggGAACATGGCCAGTGCTGACTTAGATCTATAATCGGACGAGCCTACTTGAGGTAGAGACTGAGAATTACcttca
This sequence is a window from Brettanomyces nanus chromosome 3, complete sequence. Protein-coding genes within it:
- a CDS encoding uncharacterized protein (BUSCO:EOG09340Y8V), which encodes MSSGFLGIYVSLYDYEAQNDEELTIQQDDLLYVLEKSKVDDWWKVKKRVVDADVEEPQGLIPCTYIEPAKVKSRATALYDYDKQTEEELSFPEGTTFDVYDTSDSNWTLVGIDNQQFGFIPANYIELNEGNSQSLPQVGSSDYRSKSALAMFPPPPKRIVPPKESEKRDDSQDQSQQAQNTSRTSQSLDSEEEDGPRMLSRPSTSTNDRLPATPALADEQQNEEEDAPPMPARPKSSKERDSSNPDEFFKDNFFTWKVYEIDGKRKRKAMLEIGDSQIFITPEGSSKPRDWTIRDLTNYNSEKKHVFLEFKNPIASYEFHAGNKDSADAIISVLADMKGLTSLSALKDIEEASKPSNRPQGKLLYDFDAASPDELTCYEGDVVYIVNDKRSKEWWMVENVATGKKGVVPSNYIKIVGGKDGSSWRNIFKRNSSQVSTGTKKGGKKKSRAEREQDLELQRQREKGEIARRREKEDLAREREELERQRRRQERKERDLRDFEERERVRRADQKTREKKMKQKQKSSEKDISKPNPHRVRTWIDRSGAFKVEAGFLGVEDGKIHLHKLNGVKIAVAAQKLSVEDLEYVERLTGVSLDNYKLGQTKKTHSKERDSPEGTAQISASSAGAVASNGPLSDTFNEKSYEYWFDFFLGCGADPNMCERYARTFAREQMDETVLEDISASLLRSLGLKEGDVLKVMKYLDNKFRRNKPEEAHPSNGGLFNGADGSLKNNKAAALSVASPPGGSDKFEDDAWAIRPASKAQEDKVKPQFTGSIQDLVDIKPMEPTKKAEPRSTPLPVKPVTPTTTGPMMNSSFAPSQMTGSMSMSNQATGAMMPMPTGFVPISMLPMLTGQTTGYIPLQPTGVTMPLTTFGGQAPMVQPFTSFGQQITGGPTMMLPLSTNAQLMPTTTFSTQSTGGLVQLQSTGVRIQKTGPTIPSQLVPAATAVTSFPAMQPTHTGFQPTQQMYTGMQSPPAQQMYTGMPSAQPTQQMYTGAPPSQPMYTGFQAPVQQLYSSNAQPGIQPGIQQTSLPPITFGTSATAQPLTSFGVPQLTGMMANTSLNGQSQPQQQQTLMSQPTGMGFGNGPDLRSQPTGHQANLANATPDNPFGF